Within Candidatus Saccharibacteria bacterium, the genomic segment TGGGTCTGCTCACAGGCAAAACATTTAACAAAATAAAAAGCCTCGATTACCGAGGCTTTTTACACTTGCAGAAAGACGTTCATCATACACATTCCTCGCGCCCTACAGCGCAAGACCTGCAATACGATGAGCCCTGCGACGACGCTGCCACTTGTCTTCAAAACGTCGTATGACGGCTTGAAGCTCGGCCTCGCTACGCGGGTGCAAGTTAAAGGTTTGTTTAAATATGGTATTCATACGCATTCCCTCCCGTATGACATTTTTATCATACGGCAGGCTGCGATAATCTGCTGTAACGTAATTCACACATATGGTGTGATAAAAGCCACAGTAACGCTACAGATTGCTGACGGTATTACTGGACAAGCACAAACCTGCACTTAATCCAGAGCAATCCAGGGGGTGTTTTAGGTCACTGTTATTTGAAGGCTAAGTACTTGTAGCGTTTACGCTTTGCCGCCTTTGCGGCCCGCTTCTCGCGCGCGCTCGGGGTTGTTCTTGAAATTGCCGGGGCTTATACTGCCACCAGCTTTACCCGCAAGCGATGCGCGCTCGGGGTTGTTCTTGAAATTGCCAGAACTCAGTTTGCCGCCCTTACGACCAGCTCTAGCATGGCCTTCGGAGTCTCCGTGCCAACCCTTACCTGATTGTTCTTTTGCCATACAAAACCCCCGCGCTATTCTGCTATAGCCAACTTACACCCTCGGAGCAGAAATTGCTATAAGATATCTTACACTCTTGGCCACACCACCTTACCCAAAATGTCCTCCTTGGCAACGGGACCAAAGTGGCGACTATCTGTACTTTGAGACAAATTATCTCCCCTAACGTCGTATTTACCACCTTCTACCTTATGAATCCTTTTTATTTTTTCTCGGCCACGGTGCGAGATAACCACGACATCTTCAGGCTCATACTGCCGCTTCCTTACAGCAATAACCACCTGCTCTGGGTCGAGTACTGGCCACATGCTCTTGCCCACCACCCGCCGGATGAGAATAAATGTGCGTCTTTTGGACTCTTGGCTCATATTCTTTTCTCTATTTTTTTGTTTCCCAAAATATTGTTGCAATATCATCAATCATGGTAAGCAGCTTATCCGCTTCAGAAACATCCATATGATGTTTACACTCACCGGCCTGCTTAGTAGCCAGCCAAAACTTGTCGTGAAGATCTGGATATTTCTCGAGGTGAACTGGCTTAAAATAGTCCGTCCAGAGCACCCAAAGGTGATGTTTTACAAGCTCAGCACGCTGCTCAATGAGAATAACGGCGCGCATTTTGTTGTGGTCGTCTAGCCCTTCGTACTTGGCCATCATTGCCTTCACACTCTCAGCTTCAATCCGTGCTTGCGCCGGGTCATACACCCCACACGGCAAATCACAATGCGCATACACCGGTTTAATTCGAAATAGCCTCATGCACTACCCTCCGTTTCTGTTTCTAGTATACACGCTAGTACAAAGAACGGTGTAGTGCTTCTACAAATTGAGGATAGTGAGTATGCGTCGTATGAGAACCGCCTTCAATCATTACAGCACTTACACTAGCAC encodes:
- a CDS encoding S26 family signal peptidase, which encodes MSQESKRRTFILIRRVVGKSMWPVLDPEQVVIAVRKRQYEPEDVVVISHRGREKIKRIHKVEGGKYDVRGDNLSQSTDSRHFGPVAKEDILGKVVWPRV
- the sodN gene encoding superoxide dismutase, Ni gives rise to the protein MRLFRIKPVYAHCDLPCGVYDPAQARIEAESVKAMMAKYEGLDDHNKMRAVILIEQRAELVKHHLWVLWTDYFKPVHLEKYPDLHDKFWLATKQAGECKHHMDVSEADKLLTMIDDIATIFWETKK
- a CDS encoding general stress protein, which gives rise to MAKEQSGKGWHGDSEGHARAGRKGGKLSSGNFKNNPERASLAGKAGGSISPGNFKNNPERAREAGRKGGKA